From Musa acuminata AAA Group cultivar baxijiao chromosome BXJ3-8, Cavendish_Baxijiao_AAA, whole genome shotgun sequence, one genomic window encodes:
- the LOC103975021 gene encoding protein GOS9: MAGEIKVGLWGGNGGSEWDMGAADRITEIKIGAVEAIDAIVITFIRNDQTETKHFGSIDFKPYVISLQEDEYLVGVEGSVDTMWGLTLVRNLTLRTNKDSYGPFGSSGGIPFSVPLVSGKIIGFFGRAGEMIEAIGVYLAPN; this comes from the exons ATG GCGGGAGAGATCAAGGTGGGGCTGTGGGGTGGCAACGGAGGGTCTGAATGGGACATGGGGGCTGCCGACCGCATCACCGAAATCAAGATTGGCGCCGTAGAGGCCATCGACGCCATCGTGATCACCTTCATCCGTAATGATCAGACGGAGACCAAGCACTTCGGCAGCATCGATTTCAAACCCTACGTG ATTTCTCTGCAAGAGGACGAGTATCTTGTGGGCGTCGAGGGGTCTGTGGATACGATGTGGGGATTAACTCTGGTGAGGAACCTGACGCTGAGGACCAACAAGGACAGCTATGGACCTTTCGGCTCCAGTGGCGGAATACCTTTCTCCGTTCCGCTAGTCTCGGGTAAGATCATTGGCTTCTTTGGACGTGCGGGCGAAATGATTGAGGCCATCGGAGTTTACCTGGCACCGAACTAG